The Triticum aestivum cultivar Chinese Spring chromosome 3A, IWGSC CS RefSeq v2.1, whole genome shotgun sequence genome includes a region encoding these proteins:
- the LOC123062668 gene encoding bZIP transcription factor ABI5 homolog → MESDMSKDVNFSEEEVTSHPRVLECEEQMVASARQSSIFAPTLDEMQYSMCVAGHNFGSMNMDEFMSNIWNAKEFQEATGGVLVGMEVASVVGAHGGRGGKDAGGSNLARQESFSLPPPLCRKMVEEVWAEINRETRPVHSQPQSARPSPLIPVEPPAGNGGGVAANEQRGTLGEMTLEQFLVKVGVVRGSGTGGQAPGPVGMVHGQMNPTPANGMFQVMGDGMVFIPNGYVGMVVVPPPPPPQGGVGIVSLGSSDGRSTMTEVDMMNYMGDRTMMENSGARKRGAPEDQSCEGSIERRHHRMIKNRESAAQSRGRKQAYTKELEAELNHLKEENSRLKAKEKTILLTKKQILVEKMMEQSKENVNAKKGGALSRRCSSCIWG, encoded by the exons ATGGAATCGGACATGAGCAAGGACGTGAATTTCTCCGAGGAAGAAGTCACCTCGCACCCGCGCGTTCTCGAATGTGAGGAGCAGATGGTTGCATCGGCACGGCAGTCTTCCATCTTCGCGCCAACGTTGGACGAGATGCAATACTCTATGTGCGTGGCAGGGCACAACTTTGGGTCCATGAACATGGACGAGTTCATGAGCAACATATGGAATGCCAAGGAGTTCCAAGAGGCGACCGGTGGTGTCTTGGTGGGCATGGAGGTGGCTTCGGTGGTGGGTGCTCATGGAGGCCGAGGTGGCAAAGATGCAGGAGGAAGCAACCTAGCCCGACAGGAGTCGTTCTCCTTGCCTCCCCCGCTATGCCGGAAGATGGTGGAGGAGGTGTGGGCTGAGATCAACAGGGAGACCCGCCCGGTGCATTCCCAGCCTCAGTCCGCGCGGCCCTCGCCATTGATTCCCGTCGAACCACCGGCGGGGAATGGTGGTGGGGTTGCGGCGAATGAACAGCGGGGGACGCTTGGAGAGATGACGCTAGAACAATTTCTTGTCAAGGTTGGCGTGGTCCGGGGATCTGGCACTGGCGGCCAAGCGCCTGGGCCGGTCGGCATGGTCCATGGACAGATGAACCCTACACCGGCCAATGGCATGTTCCAGGTGATGGGCGATGGCATGGTGTTCATCCCCAACGGGTACGTAGGGATGGTCGTggtgccgccaccaccacctcctcaagGTGGGGTGGGTATCGTGAGCCTAGGGTCGTCGGACGGGAGGAGCACCATGACGGAGGTTGACATGATGAACTATATGGGCGACAGAACAATGATGGAGAACAGCGGCGCGCGGAAGCGCGGCGCTCCGGAGGATCAGTCCTGCGAGGGGAGcatcgagcgccgccaccaccgcatGATCAAGAACCGTGAGTCAGCCGCACAATCGCGTGGCAGGAAGCAG GCTTATACCAAGGAGCTTGAAGCCGAACTAAACCACCTCAAGGAGGAGAACTCTCGTCTGAAAGCTAAGGAG AAGACAATTTTGCTGACCAAGAAACAAATT CTAGTTGAGAAGATGATGGAGCAGTCCAAGGAAAATGTGAACGCCAAGAAGGGTGGCGCCCTGTCGCGGCGCTGCAGTAGCTGCATCTGGGGATAG